One part of the Aurantibacillus circumpalustris genome encodes these proteins:
- the rplM gene encoding 50S ribosomal protein L13: MDALSYKTKFANKATANKEWLLVDAENEVVGRLATKVAMLLRGKHKPSYTPHADAGSNVIIINAEKVRFTGKKFTDKEYIRYTGYQGGQRFATPKEVMAKKPQDILSHAIHGMLPKGRLGRTLNTNIRIFVGTEHGHEAQQPKKVDLSKIK, from the coding sequence GTGGACGCATTAAGTTATAAAACAAAATTTGCCAACAAGGCTACAGCCAACAAAGAATGGTTGCTTGTTGACGCTGAAAATGAAGTAGTTGGACGTTTAGCAACCAAAGTTGCCATGTTGCTTCGTGGAAAACACAAACCAAGCTACACACCGCATGCAGATGCTGGTAGCAATGTAATTATCATTAATGCTGAGAAAGTACGCTTTACCGGTAAGAAATTTACTGATAAAGAATACATTCGTTATACAGGATATCAAGGTGGTCAGCGTTTTGCTACCCCAAAAGAAGTAATGGCTAAAAAACCTCAAGACATTTTATCACATGCTATTCATGGTATGTTACCAAAAGGTCGCTTAGGTAGAACCTTAAATACAAACATTCGTATTTTCGTTGGTACAGAGCATGGTCATGAGGCACAACAGCCTAAAAAAGTAGATTTAAGTAAAATAAAGTAA
- the rpsB gene encoding 30S ribosomal protein S2: MSARTSFNELLESGAHFGHLKSKWNPAMAPYIYAEKNGIHIIDLNKTVAKIDEAADALKQIARSGRKVLFVATKKQAKDIVAEKVKSVNMPYVTERWPGGMLTNFATIRKSVRRMSQIDKMFADGTFANVSKRERLQFSRERAKLETQFGSVADLTRLPAALFIVDITKEHIAVAEAKRLNIPTFAIVDTNSNPNLVDFAVPANDDASTSIAYIIDLMVNAVKEGLSDRKMDKEANAEENDTKELSATEAEELADGAIIKGAKVEEEEGGAKKPRRRVAAKK; encoded by the coding sequence ATGTCAGCAAGAACATCATTTAACGAATTACTTGAATCAGGTGCACACTTTGGTCACCTTAAAAGCAAATGGAATCCAGCAATGGCTCCTTATATTTATGCCGAAAAAAACGGTATCCATATTATTGACTTAAACAAAACGGTTGCTAAGATTGACGAAGCAGCAGACGCCTTAAAACAAATCGCACGTTCTGGACGTAAAGTTTTATTTGTAGCTACTAAAAAACAAGCAAAAGATATAGTTGCCGAAAAAGTGAAATCAGTTAACATGCCTTATGTTACTGAGCGCTGGCCAGGTGGAATGTTGACTAACTTTGCTACAATCCGTAAATCGGTTCGTCGTATGAGTCAAATCGACAAAATGTTTGCTGATGGAACTTTCGCTAACGTTTCGAAACGTGAGCGTTTACAGTTTTCTCGTGAGCGTGCTAAATTAGAAACTCAATTTGGTTCAGTAGCAGATTTAACTCGTTTACCAGCTGCTTTATTTATTGTCGATATTACAAAAGAACACATCGCAGTTGCAGAAGCAAAACGTTTAAACATTCCAACATTTGCAATCGTTGATACTAACTCAAATCCAAATTTAGTTGACTTTGCAGTTCCTGCTAATGATGACGCTTCAACTTCTATCGCTTACATCATTGATTTAATGGTAAATGCAGTAAAAGAAGGTTTGTCTGATCGCAAGATGGATAAAGAAGCTAATGCTGAAGAAAACGACACTAAAGAATTAAGTGCTACTGAAGCTGAAGAATTAGCTGATGGCGCAATCATTAAAGGTGCAAAAGTTGAAGAAGAAGAAGGTGGGGCTAAAAAACCTCGTCGTAGAGTGGCAGCAAAAAAATAA
- the tsf gene encoding translation elongation factor Ts, with amino-acid sequence MAITAAEVNKLRQQTGAGMMDCKKALEESNGDFEAAVDFLRKKGAKVAANRADRDAKEGVVLAKTSSDNKTGVVISINCETDFVAQNADFIQFAETVANVALTKQPATVEELKSLPYNDQITIAEKFLEQIGKIGEKIDIGYYSVVSAPQVVGYIHPGNRLAVAVGFNKTVTPEIAKNIAMQAAAMAPVAIDKDDVDKTTIDRELDIARETTRAEGKPEDMVEKIAQGKLNKFYKDSTLLNQEFFIDNKMTVRQFLQGVEKDLTVSALKRYSLS; translated from the coding sequence ATGGCAATTACAGCAGCAGAAGTAAACAAATTACGCCAGCAAACAGGTGCAGGCATGATGGATTGTAAAAAAGCATTAGAAGAAAGCAACGGCGATTTTGAAGCCGCTGTAGATTTTCTTCGTAAAAAAGGTGCAAAGGTAGCAGCTAACCGTGCAGACCGTGACGCAAAAGAAGGTGTAGTTTTAGCTAAAACCTCATCAGATAATAAAACAGGTGTTGTTATTAGCATTAACTGCGAAACAGATTTCGTAGCGCAAAATGCAGATTTTATTCAGTTCGCTGAAACAGTTGCTAATGTTGCTTTAACAAAACAACCAGCAACAGTTGAAGAACTTAAATCTTTGCCATACAACGATCAAATTACCATTGCTGAGAAGTTTTTGGAGCAAATTGGTAAGATCGGTGAGAAAATTGATATAGGATACTACAGTGTGGTTTCTGCTCCTCAAGTTGTAGGCTATATTCACCCAGGAAATCGTTTAGCGGTTGCTGTTGGTTTTAACAAAACTGTTACTCCGGAAATTGCTAAAAATATAGCTATGCAGGCAGCCGCAATGGCTCCAGTAGCTATTGATAAAGACGATGTAGATAAAACTACTATCGATCGTGAATTAGACATTGCTCGTGAGACTACTCGTGCAGAGGGTAAACCAGAAGATATGGTTGAAAAAATTGCTCAAGGTAAATTAAATAAATTCTATAAAGATTCTACATTATTAAATCAAGAATTCTTTATCGATAACAAAATGACTGTACGCCAGTTTTTACAAGGTGTTGAAAAAGACCTAACGGTTTCTGCCTTAAAGCGTTATTCATTATCGTAA
- a CDS encoding TatD family hydrolase codes for MLIDTHTHLYAEEFNSDRKNLINNAISNGVKEFYLPNIDSTSLASMLEVEEQMPECCFAMMGLHPCSVNANYQTELSLVKEWLAKRKFIAVGEIGIDLYWDKTFFEEQKTAFRKQIEWALEYNYPISIHCREAFDPIYDILISYKTRPKAVFHCFSGNLEQANKIIALGGFKLGIGGVITFKNSGLDKVIEQISLEHLVLETDAPYLAPIPFRGKRNEPGYILEVAKKIAAIKDVSMTEVAKITSENAKYIFRNG; via the coding sequence ATGTTGATTGACACACACACACATCTTTACGCTGAAGAATTTAATTCAGACCGAAAAAATCTAATTAACAACGCTATCTCAAATGGCGTTAAAGAATTTTACCTGCCAAATATTGACTCTACTTCTCTAGCTAGTATGCTTGAGGTTGAAGAACAAATGCCTGAGTGCTGTTTTGCAATGATGGGGTTACACCCCTGTTCAGTCAATGCAAACTATCAAACTGAGCTTTCATTAGTAAAAGAATGGCTTGCTAAAAGAAAATTTATTGCTGTAGGAGAAATTGGGATTGATTTATATTGGGACAAAACCTTCTTTGAGGAGCAAAAAACGGCGTTTAGAAAGCAAATTGAATGGGCTTTAGAATATAATTACCCAATTTCGATACATTGCAGGGAAGCATTTGACCCGATCTACGATATATTAATCTCTTATAAAACACGTCCAAAAGCCGTTTTTCATTGTTTTTCGGGTAATTTAGAGCAGGCTAACAAAATAATAGCCCTTGGAGGCTTCAAATTAGGAATTGGAGGCGTTATAACCTTTAAAAACTCAGGATTAGATAAGGTTATAGAGCAAATTTCGCTGGAGCACTTAGTTTTGGAAACTGATGCGCCTTATTTGGCTCCTATACCTTTTCGAGGAAAAAGAAATGAACCAGGTTATATTCTTGAAGTAGCCAAAAAAATAGCGGCCATTAAGGATGTTTCTATGACCGAAGTTGCAAAAATTACAAGTGAAAACGCTAAATATATCTTTCGTAATGGATAA
- a CDS encoding TetR/AcrR family transcriptional regulator gives MPKVKQFNKEKVLEVASTIFHQKGYNGTSIDEILKATGLSRSSLYDSFKDKHNLYLQSLEFYKNAEKDGYETVNQKKLNGMQKIEFLFKEVVNHLVAHPNDNGCLMVNAAAEMSKHCEKTAKLICNNKEDMHELFTTWLNEAQTSKVINLSNAPKSYAPFLFNSLCGLKVLSQSGATKTELNNVVKVTLDAIV, from the coding sequence ATGCCAAAAGTAAAACAATTCAACAAGGAAAAAGTTTTAGAGGTAGCCTCAACTATTTTCCACCAAAAAGGATATAATGGCACCTCCATTGATGAAATTCTAAAGGCCACTGGTCTTAGTCGGAGCAGTTTGTATGATTCCTTTAAGGATAAACACAATTTATATTTACAATCCCTTGAGTTTTATAAAAATGCTGAGAAAGACGGTTACGAAACTGTTAATCAAAAAAAACTTAACGGTATGCAAAAAATAGAATTTCTATTTAAGGAAGTCGTAAATCATTTAGTTGCACATCCTAATGACAATGGTTGTTTAATGGTGAATGCAGCAGCTGAAATGAGCAAACACTGCGAAAAAACCGCTAAACTGATTTGTAATAACAAAGAAGACATGCATGAGCTTTTTACAACTTGGTTAAACGAAGCACAGACAAGTAAGGTAATAAACCTTTCAAATGCACCTAAATCATACGCGCCATTTCTATTTAACTCCCTTTGTGGACTAAAAGTGCTTAGTCAAAGCGGTGCCACCAAAACCGAATTAAATAATGTAGTGAAAGTTACTTTAGATGCAATTGTTTAA
- a CDS encoding GLPGLI family protein has product MMTFKKLFFVLFLFSFIVKFEAQITSAKITYERKTNLYKKFKSKDYVLRWIKEEDKIKIDYFELFITDSCSVFRPQENELKENYSWTTSKNTVYQYPDQNKRYLIKTMWGEELHLTDTLRKREWHVTESTRKIAGYVCRKAIWHVNDSTRIHAWFSYDITPSAGPESFNGLPGTILGIANEDGGIVYFAKKIEILKPEAKLFVPPKKKKIYTVTELIAELTKQYGYEEWFKDNLEMNFGIW; this is encoded by the coding sequence ATGATGACTTTTAAAAAACTCTTTTTTGTTTTATTTCTTTTTAGTTTCATTGTGAAATTTGAAGCGCAAATAACTTCCGCTAAGATTACCTACGAGCGTAAAACAAATCTTTATAAAAAATTTAAAAGCAAAGACTATGTGTTGCGTTGGATTAAGGAAGAAGATAAAATTAAGATTGATTATTTTGAATTATTTATTACTGACAGTTGCTCAGTTTTCAGACCTCAGGAAAATGAGCTGAAAGAAAATTACAGCTGGACAACAAGTAAGAATACAGTTTATCAATACCCCGATCAAAACAAACGCTATTTAATAAAAACTATGTGGGGAGAGGAATTACATTTGACCGATACGCTTAGAAAACGAGAATGGCATGTAACCGAAAGCACACGAAAAATAGCTGGATATGTTTGTAGAAAAGCTATCTGGCACGTCAACGATAGTACGCGAATTCATGCCTGGTTCAGCTACGACATCACTCCGTCTGCAGGTCCCGAAAGTTTTAATGGCCTTCCAGGAACAATTCTTGGCATTGCAAACGAAGATGGTGGTATTGTGTATTTCGCTAAAAAAATAGAAATCTTAAAACCCGAAGCAAAGCTATTTGTCCCGCCTAAAAAGAAAAAAATATATACCGTTACTGAATTAATAGCAGAACTTACCAAGCAATATGGCTACGAAGAATGGTTTAAAGACAACCTTGAAATGAACTTTGGTATTTGGTAA
- the rpsI gene encoding 30S ribosomal protein S9, which yields MEVINTSGRRKTSVARAYVTAGTGNIEVNGRDFKEYFKTPTLHYYVTQSLMVSNLREAYDVKVNVAGGGITGQAQAIRLAIAKALVEMNADLKKDLRAAGLITRDPRMVERKKFGQKKARARFQFSKR from the coding sequence ATGGAAGTAATTAACACATCTGGTCGCAGAAAAACTTCAGTTGCTCGTGCTTATGTAACAGCAGGTACGGGAAACATTGAGGTAAACGGAAGAGATTTCAAAGAATATTTCAAAACACCAACCCTACACTATTATGTAACACAATCTTTAATGGTTTCAAACCTTCGCGAGGCTTATGATGTTAAAGTTAATGTTGCCGGTGGTGGTATTACAGGTCAGGCACAAGCTATTCGTTTAGCAATTGCTAAAGCATTGGTTGAAATGAATGCAGATCTTAAAAAAGATCTTCGTGCAGCAGGTTTAATTACACGTGACCCGCGTATGGTTGAACGTAAAAAATTCGGTCAGAAAAAAGCTCGTGCTCGCTTCCAATTCAGCAAACGTTAA
- the pyrH gene encoding UMP kinase: MKYKRILLKLSGEALMGNKGFGIDQERLMEYAQEIKTVYNAGCQVAIVIGGGNIFRGIQAEKGGMDRVHGDYMGMLATVINSMAIQSALEGLGVHTRLQSAIKMEQICEPYIRRKAVRHLEKGRVVIFGAGTGNPYFTTDTAATLRAIEIEANVILKGTRVDGIYTADPEKDKTATKYETISFDEVYSKGLEVMDMTAFTLCKENNLPIIVFDMNKKGNLKNLVEGEKIGTLVEM; encoded by the coding sequence ATGAAATACAAACGCATACTTTTAAAACTAAGCGGAGAAGCCTTAATGGGAAATAAAGGTTTTGGAATCGATCAAGAACGCTTAATGGAATATGCTCAAGAAATTAAAACGGTTTATAACGCAGGTTGTCAGGTAGCCATTGTAATTGGTGGTGGAAACATCTTCCGCGGAATCCAAGCCGAAAAAGGCGGCATGGATCGTGTACATGGCGATTATATGGGAATGCTAGCTACTGTCATTAATAGTATGGCTATTCAAAGCGCTTTAGAAGGATTAGGAGTGCATACACGTTTACAAAGTGCTATTAAAATGGAACAAATTTGTGAGCCGTACATTCGACGCAAAGCAGTGCGACATTTAGAAAAAGGCCGTGTCGTCATTTTTGGCGCAGGAACAGGAAATCCTTATTTTACAACGGATACAGCTGCCACTTTAAGAGCCATAGAAATTGAAGCCAATGTAATTTTAAAAGGAACGCGTGTTGACGGGATCTACACAGCAGACCCTGAAAAAGATAAAACAGCAACTAAATACGAAACCATTTCTTTTGATGAAGTATACAGTAAAGGTCTTGAAGTTATGGATATGACCGCCTTTACCTTATGTAAAGAAAATAATCTTCCTATTATTGTTTTTGACATGAACAAAAAAGGAAATCTTAAAAATTTAGTTGAAGGAGAAAAAATTGGGACTTTAGTTGAAATGTAG